Within the Streptomyces sp. NBC_00353 genome, the region GGCCACGCACGCCCCGGTCGCGCGCCGAGCAGCGCGCGTCAGCCGACGCTGCCCGGCCTCGGGAGCGGCTTGCCGTACCAGAGTTCGATCAGACGTGCCGCGATCGAGATGCCGAACGGCGGCAGGACCTCGCCCGACTCGAAGGCCGCCGTCAGGTCCTCGCGGGAGAACCAGCGGGCCTCCTCGATCTCCTCGCCGTCCACATTGATCTCCGACGAGGTGGCCCGGGCCATGAAACCGAGCATCAGGCTCGACGGGAACGGCCAGGGCTGGCTGGCGATGTACTCGACCTCGCCGACCGTGACGCCCGCCTCCTCGAACACCTCGCGGGCCACGGACTGCTCGATCGACTCCCCCGGCTCGACGAAGCCCGCGAGCGTCGAGAAGCGGCCTTCCGGCCAGTGCACCTGACGGCCCAGCAGAGCACGGTCCTGGTCGTCCGTGACCAGCATGATCACTGCGGGGTCGGTGCGCGGGTAGTGCTCGGCGCCGCAGGCCTGGCAGCGACGGATGTGGCCGGCCGCCGCGATGACCGTGCGTTCGCCGCAGCGGGAGCAGAAGCGGTGCAGCCGCTGCCAGTTCTCCAGCGCCACCGCGTGCACCATCAGCCCCGCGTCGCGGGGGCCGAGCAGCAGTCCGGCCTCACGCAGGCCGGCCGGGCGGGCAGGCTGGTCCATGCGGCCGGGCAGGGAGTCCTTCTGGAGCGCGAAGTAGCTGACGCCGTCCTCGTCGGTGCCGAGGAAGTAGCGGTGGGTCTCGGTGACCGGAGCCTCGAAGGCCGGGGTCATGACGATCTCCGTACCGCCGTCGGCCGTGTCGTCGATCAGCACCTGCCCGCCCGAGACCACGAAGACGCGGGTGGTCGGGTGGCTCCAGGCGGCGGAGAGCCAGGCCTCGTCGAGGCGGTGGTGCGCGGCGCGGTCGATGCCGCTGGGCGCGGTGAGACCGATGGGCCGGTCTGTCGCGTTGTCGAAGGTGCTCACAGGTGCTTCCTACTCCCCCGGGACGGTTCGGGTGTTCAGAGGATTCAGCGGAGTGCGGCCGACAGCTCGCCCCACAGGTGGGCGGTGGTCTCCACGCCCTTGAGCAGGAGATCGAGTTCGACCTTCTCGTTGGGGGCGTGCCAGCCGTCGGACGGTACGGAGATGCCCAGGAAGAGGACGGGTGCGCCGAGCACGTCCTGCAGGTCGGCGGCGGGTCCCGAGCCTCCTTCGCGGGTGAAGAGGATCTTCTGGCCGAAGGCCCGTCCCATGGCTCGGGCCACGGCCTGCAGGGCGGGGTGGTCCAGCGGGGTCAGGCAGGGACGGGTGGCGGGGGCGAAGGTGATCCGGTGGCGGATGCCGGCCGGGAACCGCGCCTCGGCCCAGACGCGGACGGCCTGCTGGACGTGGTCGGGGTCCTGGCCGGCGACCAGCCGGAAGCTGATCTTCACCAGGGCGGAGGACGGAATGATGGTCTTGCTTCCGGCACCCTGGTAGCCGCCGCCGATGCCATTGACCTCGGCGGTGGGGCGCGCCCAGATGCGTTCCAGCGTGGAGTAGCCGGCCTCGCCCGTCGTGGCCTGCGACTTGGCGGAGCGCAGCCAGGTGTCCTCGTCGAAGGGGAGCTCGGCGAAGAGGGCGCGCTCGGTGTCGGTGAGTTCCGTCACGCCGTCGTAGAAGCCGGGGATCGCGACCCGTCCGTCCGCGTCGTGCAGCGCGGCGACGAGGCGGGCCACGGCGGTCGCCGGATTGGGGACGGCGCCGCCGAACGACCCGGAGTGGATGTCCTGCTCGGGGCCGTACAGCTCGATCTCGCACTCGGCGAGGCCGCGCATGCCCGTGCAGACCGTCGGGGTCGTCTCGTCCCACATGCCGGTGTCGGAGACGATCACGGCGTCCGCCGCCAGACGCGCCGCCTGCTGCTCGACCAGGGAGCGGAAGTGCGGGGAGCCGGACTCCTCCTCGCCCTCGACGAGGAGCTTGAGGTGTACGGCGGGGGTGGTGCGGCCGGTGGTGGCGAGGTGAGCCCGGACGCCGAGGGTGTGGAAGAACACCTGGCCCTTGTCGTCGGCCGCGCCGCGCCCGTACATCCGGCCGTCCCGGATCACCGGTTCGAACGGATCGGTGTCCCAGCCGTCCTCCCGGGCTGCGGGCTGCACGTCGTGGTGCCCGTAGACGAGGACGGTCGGAGCGTCCGGGTCGTCGGACGGCCACTCGGCGAAGACCGCGGGCGCACCTGCGGTCTCCCAGATCTCCGTGACCGGGAAGCCGGTCTCCTTGAGCTTGGCGGACAGCCACTCGGCGCTGCGTCGTACGTCTCCGTCGTGCTCCGGCTGGGCGGAGACGGAGGGGATCCGCAGCCACTCGGCGAGGTCGTCGAGGAAGGCTGTGCGGTGCTGCTCGGTGTACGTACGGACGGCGCTGTCCGGTGTGTCGCTCATGGTCTTGAGCCTATCGGCCCATCGGAGGTGGCTCGTCCAGGAGGAGCTGCTCCAGCTCGGCACGGCCCGGCAGGTGGTCGGGACGGACGGCTTCCCCGCTGCGGACGAACAGGAATGTGGTGGTGACGGAGTCGAGCGGTATGTCGTGCAGTTCGGCCCAGGCGAGGCGGTAGACGGCGAGCTGGAGCGGGTCCGCGGCAGGGGTGCCCGAGGTGCCTTCGCGGCTGCTGGGCACATTGCGGGTCGTCTTCCAGTCGACGATCTCGTACGTGTACCCGTCGGGGCCCTCGTTGCGGTACACGGCGTCGATCCGGCCGCGGATCACCCGGCCCGCGAGGGTGATCCGGAACGGAGTCTCGACGCGGTACGGGGTGCGGTGGGCGTACGGGGTGCGCTCGAAGGCCTCCTTGAGCGCAGCGAGGTCGCGCTCGTCCGCGATGTCGGCGTCGCTCTCGTCGCCGCCGGGCAGCTCGTCGGGGCCGAGCATGGGCAGCGGCAGCTCCTCGAAGCGGGCCTCCACCCAGGCGTGGAACCGGGTGCCGCGGCGGGCTGCCGGAGCGGGCGGGCGGGGCATGGGGCGGGCCAGTTCCTGGGCGAAGCCGTCGGGGTCGTCGGCGAGACGCAGCAGCTGTGTGGCGGAGAGCGAGGCGGGCACGAGGACCTCTCGCACAGTGGCGCGGGCGCGGCGCAGCTCACCGGCGAGCGCGTCGAGGTCCCGGTCCCAGGAGGCGAGGGTGCGGGACTCCTCCGGGGTGAGCCGTGAGGGGGTGCGGGCCGCGGGGACGTACGGGTTGGGGGCGTGTGGTGCAGGGGCCGGGTCCGGCCCCGGGGCCGCGGGGGGTTCGGTCGACCAGGCGTCCCAGTCCGCGGCCTCGTCGTCCGGGTACGGGTCCTCGTCGGCGTACGGGTCCTCGTCCGGGAAGGTGAACGGGAACGCGTCGTCGTCCGGTGCGGCGGGATACGCCCCCGGCACCGAGTCGCTCCCCGCCGTCGCCGACTTCTCCAGATGAGCCAGCACCGTGTCCGCGGCCGCCCGGCGGCGGGCGAGTGCCGTGTCGTCCAGGGGCAGCGGCCAGGCGTGGTCGGCGGCCGCAGTGGCCGCCAGTGCCGGGTTCTCCTCGTCCTCGGCCGGCTCGTCCTCCCAGGCCTCGATCTCGCCGTGTCCGGCCGCACAGTGCTCGTACAGCGCCTGCAGAAAGTCGGACGGGCCGCGCGGCTTCTTCTGGGACGGGCCCCACCAGTGGCCGGAGCCGAGCAGCAGGGTGCGGGGCCGGGTGAAGGTGACGTATCCGAGGCGCAGCTCCTCGGTGTGCTGGTGCGCCTTCATCTCCGCTTTGAAGCCCTTGAGCCCCTGGGCGTCCCAGGTGTGGACGACGGGGAGCGTGGCCGCGTCGCCGCGCAGGGCGTGCGGGAGGACCTTGGACTGGGAGGTCCAGGCGTCGCGGGACTGACCGCTGGGGAACTGGCCGGCGACCAGGCCGGGCACGGCGACTACGTCCCACTCCAGGCCCTTGGACTTGTGGGCGGTCAGGACCTTGACGGTGTTCTCGCCGCCGGGCAGCGCGTTGTCCAGGCCCTTCTCGTACTGGACGGCGGTGCGCAGGAAGGCGAGGAAGGCCAGGAGCGTGGCCTCGCTGTCGACGGAGGCGAAGCGGGCCGCCACGTCCAGGAAGTTGGCGAGGGTCTCCCGGCGGCGGGCGGCCAGGGCCTGCGGCGACGCGGAGAGTTCGACTTCGAGGCCGGTGGTGGCGAGGACGCGGTGCAGGACGTCCATGAGGGGGTCGGCCAGCGAGCGGCGCAGGTCGCGCAGTTCGGTGGCGAGGCGGGCGAAGCGGATGCGGGCATCGGTGGAGAACGGCAGCCCGTCGTCCTCCGTACCGCTCGATTCGAGGAACGTGTCGAGGGCGTCGGCGAGCGAGATGACTTCGGCCGGGTCGATGCCTTCGACGGCTTCGGCGAGCCGCCGGTCCGGGTCGAAGTCCTCGTCGTCGGCGTGGACGGCGTGGTGGACGAGGAGGCGGGCCCGGCGGCCGAGGAGGGCCAGGTCGCGCGG harbors:
- a CDS encoding dipeptidase, which codes for MSDTPDSAVRTYTEQHRTAFLDDLAEWLRIPSVSAQPEHDGDVRRSAEWLSAKLKETGFPVTEIWETAGAPAVFAEWPSDDPDAPTVLVYGHHDVQPAAREDGWDTDPFEPVIRDGRMYGRGAADDKGQVFFHTLGVRAHLATTGRTTPAVHLKLLVEGEEESGSPHFRSLVEQQAARLAADAVIVSDTGMWDETTPTVCTGMRGLAECEIELYGPEQDIHSGSFGGAVPNPATAVARLVAALHDADGRVAIPGFYDGVTELTDTERALFAELPFDEDTWLRSAKSQATTGEAGYSTLERIWARPTAEVNGIGGGYQGAGSKTIIPSSALVKISFRLVAGQDPDHVQQAVRVWAEARFPAGIRHRITFAPATRPCLTPLDHPALQAVARAMGRAFGQKILFTREGGSGPAADLQDVLGAPVLFLGISVPSDGWHAPNEKVELDLLLKGVETTAHLWGELSAALR
- the nudC gene encoding NAD(+) diphosphatase — encoded protein: MSTFDNATDRPIGLTAPSGIDRAAHHRLDEAWLSAAWSHPTTRVFVVSGGQVLIDDTADGGTEIVMTPAFEAPVTETHRYFLGTDEDGVSYFALQKDSLPGRMDQPARPAGLREAGLLLGPRDAGLMVHAVALENWQRLHRFCSRCGERTVIAAAGHIRRCQACGAEHYPRTDPAVIMLVTDDQDRALLGRQVHWPEGRFSTLAGFVEPGESIEQSVAREVFEEAGVTVGEVEYIASQPWPFPSSLMLGFMARATSSEINVDGEEIEEARWFSREDLTAAFESGEVLPPFGISIAARLIELWYGKPLPRPGSVG
- a CDS encoding ATP-dependent DNA helicase, coding for MSSRITDPEQLKELLGIPFTPEQTACITAPPAPQVIVAGAGSGKTTVMAARVVWLVGTGQVAPEQVLGLTFTNKAAGELSERVRKALVAAGVTDPDVIDPDNPPGEPSISTYHAFAGRLLTEHGLRIGLEPTTRLLADATRYQLAARVLREAPGPYPALTRSFPTLVSDLLALDAELAEHLVRPEQLAEYDAELLRTLASARLTNAELRKIPETTEARRELLSLTRRYRDAKRSRDLLDFGDQIALSAELALTRPEVGAILRDEYRVVLLDEYQDTSVAQRLLLSALFGSGPDGTASGHAVTAVGDPCQAIYGWRGASVANLDDFPRHFPHADGTPATRYSLSENRRSGGRLLHLANGLAQPLRAMHEGVEALRPAPGAERDGIVRCALLRTHTEEIDWLADSIAHLVRTGKAPGEIAVLCRTAGDFPEIQAALVARDIPVEVVGLSGLLHLPEVADLVAVCEVLQDPGANASLVRLLTGPRWRIGPRDLALLGRRARLLVHHAVHADDEDFDPDRRLAEAVEGIDPAEVISLADALDTFLESSGTEDDGLPFSTDARIRFARLATELRDLRRSLADPLMDVLHRVLATTGLEVELSASPQALAARRRETLANFLDVAARFASVDSEATLLAFLAFLRTAVQYEKGLDNALPGGENTVKVLTAHKSKGLEWDVVAVPGLVAGQFPSGQSRDAWTSQSKVLPHALRGDAATLPVVHTWDAQGLKGFKAEMKAHQHTEELRLGYVTFTRPRTLLLGSGHWWGPSQKKPRGPSDFLQALYEHCAAGHGEIEAWEDEPAEDEENPALAATAAADHAWPLPLDDTALARRRAAADTVLAHLEKSATAGSDSVPGAYPAAPDDDAFPFTFPDEDPYADEDPYPDDEAADWDAWSTEPPAAPGPDPAPAPHAPNPYVPAARTPSRLTPEESRTLASWDRDLDALAGELRRARATVREVLVPASLSATQLLRLADDPDGFAQELARPMPRPPAPAARRGTRFHAWVEARFEELPLPMLGPDELPGGDESDADIADERDLAALKEAFERTPYAHRTPYRVETPFRITLAGRVIRGRIDAVYRNEGPDGYTYEIVDWKTTRNVPSSREGTSGTPAADPLQLAVYRLAWAELHDIPLDSVTTTFLFVRSGEAVRPDHLPGRAELEQLLLDEPPPMGR